In one window of Tripterygium wilfordii isolate XIE 37 chromosome 1, ASM1340144v1, whole genome shotgun sequence DNA:
- the LOC120001482 gene encoding protein DA1-related 1 has product MGWFTKIFKGASHSHSFSEGHYHGNYDDDRYWEEHRLSADESSDFDREEIDRAIALSLAEEDQKGKKVIDDDSESEEDEHHARAQVEEDKEDKEDKQHAGAHLEEHKEHDIAQLEEDEQLAKAIQESLIVDSPPRNDNKNLLPPYPFLFPSGYRICAGCNAEIGHGRYLSCMDAVWHPECFRCYACNMPISDYEFSVSGNRPYHKSCYKEQNHPKCDVCDNFIPTNSAGLIEYRAHPFWLQKYCPSHERDGTPRCCSCERMEPRNMRYLSLDDGRKVCLECLDSAILDTHECQPLYMEIQEFYEGLNMKVEQQIPLLLVERPALNEAMEGEKNGHHHLPETRGLCLSEEQTVTTVLRRPRIGAGFRFIDMITEPHRLTRRCEVTAILILYGLPRLLTGSILAHEMMHAWLRLKGYPNMSPEVEEGICQVLGHMWLDSEIYSSSGSDVASSSSASSSSATSSSSSSKKGAYSDFEKKLGEFVKHQIESDSSSAYGDGFRMGNQAVLKYGLRSTLDHIKMTGTFPL; this is encoded by the exons ATGGGCTGGTTCACCAAGATTTTTAAAGGTGCTAGCCATAGTCACAGTTTTTCAGAAGGGCATTATCATGGAAACTATGACGATGATAGATATTGGGAAGAACATCGTTTATCAGCG GATGAATCGTCGGACTTTGACAGAGAAGAAATTGATCGTGCTATTGCACTCTCTCTTGCAGAAGAAGACCAAAAAGGGAAGAAAGTGATAG ATGATGACTCTGAATCAGAGGAAGATGAACATCATGCTAGAGCTCAAGTGGAGGAAGACAAGGAAGACAAGGAAGACAAACAGCATGCTGGAGCTCATTTAGAGGAACACAAAGAGCATGATATAGCTCAACTAGAGGAAGACGAACAACTTGCCAAGGCCATTCAAGAAAGTTTGATTGTGGATTCTCCTCCTCGAAATGATAACAAAAATTTATTGCCTCCTTATCCATTCCTTTTTCCATCTGGTTATAG GATCTGTGCTGGTTGCAATGCAGAGATTGGTCATGGACGATACTTGAGTTGCATGGATGCTGTTTGGCATCCTGAATGTTTTCGCTGCTATGCCTGTAATATGCCAATTAGTGATTATGAG TTCTCTGTGTCCGGAAATCGCCCCTATCATAAGTCCTGCTATAAGGAGCAAAACCATCCAAAATGTGATGTTTGTGACAACTTC atCCCAACGAACTCAGCTGGTCTTATCGAGTATAGGGCACATCCTTTCTGGTTACAGAAATATTGCCCCTCACATGAACGTGATGGCACTCCTCGATGTTGTAGTTGCGAAAGAATGGAG CCAAGAAACATGAGATATCTGTCACTTGATGATGGACGAAAGGTGTGTCTGGAGTGTCTAGACTCTGCAATATTGGATACTCATGAATGCCAACCTCTTTATATGGAAATACAAGAATTTTATGAGGGTTTGAATATGAAAGTGGAGCAGCAAATACCTTTATTGTTGGTTGAGAGACCAGCTTTGAATGAGGCCATGGAGGGAGAAAAGAAT GGTCATCATCACCTGCCTGAGACCAGAGGACTCTGTTTATCCGAGGAACAGACTGTTACAACT GTTTTACGGCGGCCTAGGATTGGTGCAGGCTTTCGGTTCATAGATATGATAACTGAGCCTCATAGGCTAACCCGTCGATGTGAGGTGACAGCGATTCTTATTCTTTATGGCCTTCCCAG GTTATTGACTGGATCAATCCTGGCTCATGAAATGATGCATGCATGGCTTCGGCTAAAAG GTTATCCGAATATGAGCCCAGAAGTTGAAGAAGGTATATGCCAGGTCTTGGGACATATGTGGTTGGATTCTGAAATCTATTCCAGTTCTGGAAGTGACGTTGCTTCATCATCGTCAGCATCCTCTTCATCAGCGACTTCCTCATCATCCTCGTCGAAGAAGGGTGCATATTCAGACTTTGAGAAGAAACTTGGTGAGTTTGTGAAACACCAGATCGAGTCGGATTCGTCTTCGGCTTATGGAGATGGATTCAGGATGGGGAACCAGGCAGTTCTCAAGTATGGCCTAAGGTCAACTCTGGACCATATAAAGATGACAGGAACCTTTCCTCTATAG
- the LOC119991174 gene encoding pentatricopeptide repeat-containing protein At5g66631, which produces MHCIKYAVAIFKHPIQGSKATQIHFTILTQQARTFVRPPFSNRVTHYLHRAKLIDSIRLALRSSSPNSLPSLLSNTRLLDSFVVTQALRSAPSAESALSLVEYLKETVPHFAHRQDSLRALATVLAKHRRCAELNSLIGEIEAGRFGNVRISSMNLMTWYATAGDIDEVLNVWSEYRRNEKGVCTESYNLVMRLYVQRGRDAEAVHVFCEMIDEGAIPNSRTYFVMVEHLVSRGKLDAALEVFKVLPLMRIKRTSKMYLVLVEGFVGAGRFDEVKLLLNEMWVDGMFPGRAMLVALQQMPEAGLLGEVEEFCREMMPDKRIKSIGDCGESSEDDDDEEDDHGCSEKHVDGVKLKPWLDPRALANALKHWSPEEVSALEDAKFVWTTRLVCKILRNFKSPETAWNFFCWVACQPGFDHDIYTVQRMISLLARHGIVELVENLLDKVRREGMRLPFSTIRLIIDFYGISKNADAALKVFHNERTLCGPLSKFNLMLLYSSLLRTLTKCRRGTDVLDILDEMILSGTCPDIQTLSGLMYHFATQGDIKTVQRLFAMVRQSGLEPDAYTYKILIQAYCKCERAALAWRVFEDMRNSNLRPDFATKELLVKCLWNEGKRKEAAAVEEICEDLTNVVPLAVRGHIWTVCSADLARVYDIYSSSFT; this is translated from the coding sequence ATGCATTGTATTAAGTACGCAGTTGCCATCTTCAAACACCCAATTCAAGGCAGTAAAGCAACCCAAATCCACTTCACCATCCTAACCCAGCAAGCTCGCACCTTTGTCCGTCCCCCATTTTCCAACAGAGTCACCCACTACCTCCACAGAGCCAAGCTCATCGACTCTATCCGTCTAGCTCTCCGCTCTAGCTCCCCCAACTCGCTCCCTTCTCTTCTAAGCAATACCCGCCTTCTTGACTCCTTTGTGGTCACTCAAGCTCTTCGTTCCGCTCCCTCTGCGGAATCCGCACTCTCCCTCGTTGAATACCTCAAAGAAACAGTTCCCCATTTCGCTCACAGACAAGATAGCCTCCGCGCGCTCGCCACGGTACTCGCCAAGCACCGCCGGTGCGCTGAACTCAATTCCTTGATTGGGGAGATTGAAGCTGGAAGGTTCGGGAATGTTCGCATCAGTTCCATGAACCTAATGACGTGGTACGCCACTGCCGGAGACATTGATGAGGTTCTAAACGTCTGGAGTGAATATAGGCGCAATGAGAAGGGTGTGTGCACGGAGTCCTACAATCTTGTTATGCGGCTCTATGTGCAAAGGGGAAGGGACGCGGAGGCTGTCCACGTTTTCTGTGAAATGATTGATGAAGGGGCGATCCCTAATTCCAGAAcgtattttgtcatggttgagCATCTTGTGAGCAGAGGAAAACTGGATGCTGCACTGGAGGTTTTTAAGGTGCTGCCTTTGATGAGGATCAAGAGGACTTCAAAGATGTATTTGGTTTTGGTTGAAGGATTTGTTGGTGCTGGAAGGTTTGATGAAGTTAAACTTTTGCTTAATGAAATGTGGGTTGATGGGATGTTTCCAGGTCGTGCCATGCTTGTGGCTTTGCAACAAATGCCAGAGGCAGGGTTGTTAGGGGAGGTGGAGGAATTTTGCAGAGAAATGATGCCTGACAAGAGGATAAAGAGCATTGGAGATTGTGGAGAGAGCAGTGAGGATGATGACGATGAGGAGGATGATCATGGCTGTAGTGAGAAACATGTTGATGGAGTAAAGTTGAAACCGTGGTTGGACCCAAGAGCTTTGGCTAATGCATTGAAACATTGGAGCCCTGAAGAGGTGTCTGCACTGGAGGATGCTAAATTTGTGTGGACAACTCGGTTGGTTTGCAAGATTCTTAGAAATTTCAAGTCACCAGAAACAGCTTGGAATTTCTTTTGCTGGGTTGCTTGTCAACCGGGATTCGATCATGATATTTACACAGTGCAAAGAATGATTAGCCTTTTAGCACGCCATGGGATTGTTGAGTTGGTTGAAAATTTGTTGGACAAAGTTAGGAGGGAAGGAATGAGATTGCCCTTCAGCACAATTAGGTTGATTATCGACTTTTATGGCATTTCAAAGAATGCTGATGCTGCTCTGAAGGTCTTCCATAATGAAAGAACGCTCTGTGGTCCATTATCAAAATTTAATCTTATGCTTTTGTATTCTTCCCTATTACGAACATTGACCAAGTGTCGAAGGGGTACTGATGTCCTGGACATACTTGATGAGATGATTTTAAGTGGAACTTGCCCAGATATCCAGACTCTTTCTGGACTGATGTATCACTTTGCAACACAGGGAGATATAAAAACCGTGCAGCGGCTATTTGCAATGGTTAGGCAGAGTGGTTTAGAGCCAGATGCTTACACTTATAAAATATTGATCCAAGCTTACTGCAAGTGTGAAAGAGCTGCACTTGCCTGGAGGGTTTTCGAGGACATGAGGAACTCAAATTTGAGGCCTgattttgctacaaaagagttGCTTGTTAAGTGTCTTTGGAATGAAGGCAAGCGGAAAGAGGCTGCTGCCGTGGAAGAAATCTGTGAGGATCTAACGAATGTTGTACCACTCGCAGTGCGGGGTCACATTTGGACAGTGTGCTCTGCAGATCTTGCTAGAGTTTACGATATTTATTCCAGCAGTTTTACATAA
- the LOC120005374 gene encoding probable vacuolar amino acid transporter YPQ2 isoform X1: MPEAYYCVREKKPCVGWVEKYFKDCLCNTKDGYSFGFGIMSLVCWGVAEIPQIITNCRTKSSHGVSLAFLLTWVAGDVFNLVGCLLEPATLPTQYYTALLYTISTIVLVLQGMYYDHIYKWRKRRRLDTVDQQDGDEKRPLRPKTDDSGIPIPRGPPKATPRREFYYTSARSLAGSGTPPYRTYLRVAKSGPPAMEVYSDSSSEDETTTATNRTISQARPIPRSVEYGTFFATSLNLPFQSKGLSEVYMGFTGRRLLVHQEGAGGMEHSGFGQWLGWLMAAIYMGGRVPQICLNIKRGSVEGLNPLMFIFALLANVTYVLSIVVRTTEWEKIKLNLPWLLDAVVCVALDLFVSFVFICIAIDHMKSYFIAVHLLQILPKEWSSRLLGPK, encoded by the exons atgccaGAGGCATACTACTGTGTGAGAGAGAAGAAACCCTGTGTGGGTTGGGTAGAGAAATACTTCAAGGACTGCCTTTGCAACACCAAAGATGGCTACTCGTTCGGTTTTGGAATAATGAGTCTGGTTTGCTGGGGAGTTGCGGAAATCCCTCAGATTATAACCAACTGCCGCACCAAGTCAAGCCACGGCGTTTCACTCGCTTTCCTCCTCACTTGGGTTGCCGG TGATGTATTCAATCTCGTGGGTTGTCTTCTGGAACCTGCAACG TTGCCCACTCAGTACTACACTGCTCtg CTGTATACGATAAGCACTATAGTGCTGGTGCTGCAAGGCATGTACTATGATCACATATACAAGTGGCGCAAACGCAGACGACTGGACACTGTAGACCAGCAG gatgggGATGAGAAAAGACCTTTGAGGCCCAAGACAGATGATTCAGGAATACCAATCCCCAGGGGTCCACCAAAAGCAACTCCTCGCAGGGAATTCTATTATAC GTCAGCTAGATCTCTGGCTGGAAGTGGTACTCCACCATATAGAACATACTTAAGGGTAGCTAAAAGTGGTCCTCCGGCAATGGAAGTTTACAGCGATTCATCGTCTGAAGACGAGACAACTACTGCAACAAATAGGACCATTAGCCAGGCTAGGCCAATTCCAAGATCC GTTGAATACGGGACATTCTTTGCTACATCGCTCAACCTGCCATTCCAAAGCAAGGGTTTGTCAGAAGTCTACATGGGATTTACTGGAAGAAGACTACTGGTGCAT CAGGAAGGTGCAGGTGGGATGGAGCACAGTGGTTTTGGACAATGGTTGGGATGGTTGATGGCTGCTATCTATATGGGAGGCCGAGTCCCTCAAATATGTTTGAAC ATTAAAAGGGGAAGCGTGGAG GGCTTGAATCCACTGATGTTCATCTTTGCTCTGCTGGCCAACGTCACCTATGTCTTAAG TATTGTTGTTAGAACCACGGAATGGGAGAAAATAAAGCTCAACTTGCCTTGGTTGCTGGATGCAGTAGTGTGCGTCGCCCTCGACTTATTTGTATCCTTCGTCTTTATATGCATTGCAATAGATCACATGAAATCGT ATTTTATTGCAGTACATTTACTACAGATACTTCCGAAGGAATGGAGCAGCAGACTTCTCGGACCCAAGTAA
- the LOC120005374 gene encoding probable vacuolar amino acid transporter YPQ2 isoform X2, with protein MPEAYYCVREKKPCVGWVEKYFKDCLCNTKDGYSFGFGIMSLVCWGVAEIPQIITNCRTKSSHGVSLAFLLTWVAGDVFNLVGCLLEPATLPTQYYTALLYTISTIVLVLQGMYYDHIYKWRKRRRLDTVDQQDGDEKRPLRPKTDDSGIPIPRGPPKATPRREFYYTSARSLAGSGTPPYRTYLRVAKSGPPAMEVYSDSSSEDETTTATNRTISQARPIPRSVEYGTFFATSLNLPFQSKGLSEVYMGFTGRRLLVHEGAGGMEHSGFGQWLGWLMAAIYMGGRVPQICLNIKRGSVEGLNPLMFIFALLANVTYVLSIVVRTTEWEKIKLNLPWLLDAVVCVALDLFVSFVFICIAIDHMKSYFIAVHLLQILPKEWSSRLLGPK; from the exons atgccaGAGGCATACTACTGTGTGAGAGAGAAGAAACCCTGTGTGGGTTGGGTAGAGAAATACTTCAAGGACTGCCTTTGCAACACCAAAGATGGCTACTCGTTCGGTTTTGGAATAATGAGTCTGGTTTGCTGGGGAGTTGCGGAAATCCCTCAGATTATAACCAACTGCCGCACCAAGTCAAGCCACGGCGTTTCACTCGCTTTCCTCCTCACTTGGGTTGCCGG TGATGTATTCAATCTCGTGGGTTGTCTTCTGGAACCTGCAACG TTGCCCACTCAGTACTACACTGCTCtg CTGTATACGATAAGCACTATAGTGCTGGTGCTGCAAGGCATGTACTATGATCACATATACAAGTGGCGCAAACGCAGACGACTGGACACTGTAGACCAGCAG gatgggGATGAGAAAAGACCTTTGAGGCCCAAGACAGATGATTCAGGAATACCAATCCCCAGGGGTCCACCAAAAGCAACTCCTCGCAGGGAATTCTATTATAC GTCAGCTAGATCTCTGGCTGGAAGTGGTACTCCACCATATAGAACATACTTAAGGGTAGCTAAAAGTGGTCCTCCGGCAATGGAAGTTTACAGCGATTCATCGTCTGAAGACGAGACAACTACTGCAACAAATAGGACCATTAGCCAGGCTAGGCCAATTCCAAGATCC GTTGAATACGGGACATTCTTTGCTACATCGCTCAACCTGCCATTCCAAAGCAAGGGTTTGTCAGAAGTCTACATGGGATTTACTGGAAGAAGACTACTGGTGCAT GAAGGTGCAGGTGGGATGGAGCACAGTGGTTTTGGACAATGGTTGGGATGGTTGATGGCTGCTATCTATATGGGAGGCCGAGTCCCTCAAATATGTTTGAAC ATTAAAAGGGGAAGCGTGGAG GGCTTGAATCCACTGATGTTCATCTTTGCTCTGCTGGCCAACGTCACCTATGTCTTAAG TATTGTTGTTAGAACCACGGAATGGGAGAAAATAAAGCTCAACTTGCCTTGGTTGCTGGATGCAGTAGTGTGCGTCGCCCTCGACTTATTTGTATCCTTCGTCTTTATATGCATTGCAATAGATCACATGAAATCGT ATTTTATTGCAGTACATTTACTACAGATACTTCCGAAGGAATGGAGCAGCAGACTTCTCGGACCCAAGTAA
- the LOC120005374 gene encoding probable vacuolar amino acid transporter YPQ2 isoform X3 yields MPEAYYCVREKKPCVGWVEKYFKDCLCNTKDGYSFGFGIMSLVCWGVAEIPQIITNCRTKSSHGVSLAFLLTWVAGDVFNLVGCLLEPATLPTQYYTALLYTISTIVLVLQGMYYDHIYKWRKRRRLDTVDQQDGDEKRPLRPKTDDSGIPIPRGPPKATPRREFYYTSARSLAGSGTPPYRTYLRVAKSGPPAMEVYSDSSSEDETTTATNRTISQARPIPRSVEYGTFFATSLNLPFQSKGLSEVYMGFTGRRLLVHQEGAGGMEHSGFGQWLGWLMAAIYMGGRVPQICLNIKRGSVEGLNPLMFIFALLANVTYVLSIVVRTTEWEKIKLNLPWLLDAVVCVALDLFILLQYIYYRYFRRNGAADFSDPSKA; encoded by the exons atgccaGAGGCATACTACTGTGTGAGAGAGAAGAAACCCTGTGTGGGTTGGGTAGAGAAATACTTCAAGGACTGCCTTTGCAACACCAAAGATGGCTACTCGTTCGGTTTTGGAATAATGAGTCTGGTTTGCTGGGGAGTTGCGGAAATCCCTCAGATTATAACCAACTGCCGCACCAAGTCAAGCCACGGCGTTTCACTCGCTTTCCTCCTCACTTGGGTTGCCGG TGATGTATTCAATCTCGTGGGTTGTCTTCTGGAACCTGCAACG TTGCCCACTCAGTACTACACTGCTCtg CTGTATACGATAAGCACTATAGTGCTGGTGCTGCAAGGCATGTACTATGATCACATATACAAGTGGCGCAAACGCAGACGACTGGACACTGTAGACCAGCAG gatgggGATGAGAAAAGACCTTTGAGGCCCAAGACAGATGATTCAGGAATACCAATCCCCAGGGGTCCACCAAAAGCAACTCCTCGCAGGGAATTCTATTATAC GTCAGCTAGATCTCTGGCTGGAAGTGGTACTCCACCATATAGAACATACTTAAGGGTAGCTAAAAGTGGTCCTCCGGCAATGGAAGTTTACAGCGATTCATCGTCTGAAGACGAGACAACTACTGCAACAAATAGGACCATTAGCCAGGCTAGGCCAATTCCAAGATCC GTTGAATACGGGACATTCTTTGCTACATCGCTCAACCTGCCATTCCAAAGCAAGGGTTTGTCAGAAGTCTACATGGGATTTACTGGAAGAAGACTACTGGTGCAT CAGGAAGGTGCAGGTGGGATGGAGCACAGTGGTTTTGGACAATGGTTGGGATGGTTGATGGCTGCTATCTATATGGGAGGCCGAGTCCCTCAAATATGTTTGAAC ATTAAAAGGGGAAGCGTGGAG GGCTTGAATCCACTGATGTTCATCTTTGCTCTGCTGGCCAACGTCACCTATGTCTTAAG TATTGTTGTTAGAACCACGGAATGGGAGAAAATAAAGCTCAACTTGCCTTGGTTGCTGGATGCAGTAGTGTGCGTCGCCCTCGACTTATTT ATTTTATTGCAGTACATTTACTACAGATACTTCCGAAGGAATGGAGCAGCAGACTTCTCGGACCCAAGTAAAGCTTGA
- the LOC120005374 gene encoding probable vacuolar amino acid transporter YPQ2 isoform X4, with translation MPEAYYCVREKKPCVGWVEKYFKDCLCNTKDGYSFGFGIMSLVCWGVAEIPQIITNCRTKSSHGVSLAFLLTWVAGDVFNLVGCLLEPATLPTQYYTALLYTISTIVLVLQGMYYDHIYKWRKRRRLDTVDQQDGDEKRPLRPKTDDSGIPIPRGPPKATPRREFYYTSARSLAGSGTPPYRTYLRVAKSGPPAMEVYSDSSSEDETTTATNRTISQARPIPRSVEYGTFFATSLNLPFQSKGLSEVYMGFTGRRLLVHEGAGGMEHSGFGQWLGWLMAAIYMGGRVPQICLNIKRGSVEGLNPLMFIFALLANVTYVLSIVVRTTEWEKIKLNLPWLLDAVVCVALDLFILLQYIYYRYFRRNGAADFSDPSKA, from the exons atgccaGAGGCATACTACTGTGTGAGAGAGAAGAAACCCTGTGTGGGTTGGGTAGAGAAATACTTCAAGGACTGCCTTTGCAACACCAAAGATGGCTACTCGTTCGGTTTTGGAATAATGAGTCTGGTTTGCTGGGGAGTTGCGGAAATCCCTCAGATTATAACCAACTGCCGCACCAAGTCAAGCCACGGCGTTTCACTCGCTTTCCTCCTCACTTGGGTTGCCGG TGATGTATTCAATCTCGTGGGTTGTCTTCTGGAACCTGCAACG TTGCCCACTCAGTACTACACTGCTCtg CTGTATACGATAAGCACTATAGTGCTGGTGCTGCAAGGCATGTACTATGATCACATATACAAGTGGCGCAAACGCAGACGACTGGACACTGTAGACCAGCAG gatgggGATGAGAAAAGACCTTTGAGGCCCAAGACAGATGATTCAGGAATACCAATCCCCAGGGGTCCACCAAAAGCAACTCCTCGCAGGGAATTCTATTATAC GTCAGCTAGATCTCTGGCTGGAAGTGGTACTCCACCATATAGAACATACTTAAGGGTAGCTAAAAGTGGTCCTCCGGCAATGGAAGTTTACAGCGATTCATCGTCTGAAGACGAGACAACTACTGCAACAAATAGGACCATTAGCCAGGCTAGGCCAATTCCAAGATCC GTTGAATACGGGACATTCTTTGCTACATCGCTCAACCTGCCATTCCAAAGCAAGGGTTTGTCAGAAGTCTACATGGGATTTACTGGAAGAAGACTACTGGTGCAT GAAGGTGCAGGTGGGATGGAGCACAGTGGTTTTGGACAATGGTTGGGATGGTTGATGGCTGCTATCTATATGGGAGGCCGAGTCCCTCAAATATGTTTGAAC ATTAAAAGGGGAAGCGTGGAG GGCTTGAATCCACTGATGTTCATCTTTGCTCTGCTGGCCAACGTCACCTATGTCTTAAG TATTGTTGTTAGAACCACGGAATGGGAGAAAATAAAGCTCAACTTGCCTTGGTTGCTGGATGCAGTAGTGTGCGTCGCCCTCGACTTATTT ATTTTATTGCAGTACATTTACTACAGATACTTCCGAAGGAATGGAGCAGCAGACTTCTCGGACCCAAGTAAAGCTTGA
- the LOC119999947 gene encoding calcium uniporter protein 2, mitochondrial-like, with the protein MAFKKTLAQRLFNVSRISTQALSNCRVSSPRVLARTGIPQNESQTTLPHDPGDNGMFKRFLHRRAIFQNELAQELQSVWVGDKLIDKLREIDISKNRIQLDRLIPPPAMSPEKTSTDVPGGLKVEDTKKLLRVAQLELVKMRLRETEKSWISYSDFVRICTDACADPEQGNRIAKTIDESGAVVVLGNAVLLRPEQVAKAIAGLIPFPIANPKDPRRKELEEMEKQKAKIDKKAESLVRRELWCGLGYLVVQTAAFMRLTFWELSWDVMEPICFYLTSTYVMGAYFFFLRTSKEPTFESLHESRFSAKQKRLMKIQNFDIGRYKELRRACDPYSSLSSASDHADK; encoded by the exons ATGGCGTTCAAGAAAACCTTAGCCCAGCGCCTCTTCAATGTTTCCAGAATCTCCACACAGGCTCTCAGCAACTGTCGAGTTTCGTCACCGCGGGTTCTGGCCAGAACCGGAATCCCTCAAAACGAGAGTCAAACAACTCTCCCGCACGATCCGGGAGATAATGGCATGTTCAAGCGTTTTCTCCACAGGAGAGCAATTTTCCAAAATGAATTGGCGCAGGAACTCCAGTCAGTCTGGGTCGGAGATAAACTTATTGACAAACTGCGGGAGATCGACATTTCGAAGAACCGGATCCAACTGGACAGACTGATTCCTCCGCCGGCCATGTCTCCAGAGAAGACGTCGACCGATGTGCCCGGCGGATTGAAGGTGGAGGATACGAAAAAGTTGCTGAGGGTAGCGCAGTTGGAGTTGGTGAAAATGAGGctgagagaaacagagaaaagcTGGATATCATATTCAGATTTTGTTCGGATCTGCACGGATGCTTGTGCTGATCCGGAGCAAGGAAATCGGATTGCCAAGACGATTGACGAGTCCGGAGCCGTCGTCGTATTAGGAAACGCAGTTTTGCTGAGGCCGGAACAG GTTGCGAAAGCAATTGCAGGGCTAATACCATTTCCCATAGCCAACCCGAAGGATCCGAGAAGAAAGGAACTTGAAGAAATGGAGAAGCAGAAAgccaaaattgacaaaaaagCAGAGTCCTTGGTCCGCCGAGAACTCTGGTGCGGACTCGGATACCTAGTAGTCCAAACGGCCGCATTCATGAGGCTGACTTTCTGGGAGCTTTCATGGGATGTGATGGAGCCCATCTGCTTCTATTTGACATCCACGTACGTCATGGGTGCCTATTTCTTCTTCCTTAGAACGTCCAAAGAGCCTACTTTTGAAAGCCTGCACGAGAGCAGGTTTAGTGCAAAGCAGAAGAGGCTGATGAAGATTCAGAATTTTGATATTGGGAGGTACAAGGAGCTCAGAAGAGCTTGTGATCCATACTCTTCCTTGTCGTCGGCATCAGATCATGCAGACAAGTAG
- the LOC119999513 gene encoding UPF0496 protein At2g18630-like, which yields MMGGQCSKPSKTKGGDTSQSSSQINKDEYTVDLNSYEEAVKHDPKLQSFDTRIHERTNRVITYLASGVEMRSLSFDSLKEVINALLEMNQEVVKIALENRTDIWNCEDLFALVEEYFDNTGKILDFCNALENCLKRARNSQLIIQIAVRLFEEEVNIQDGVEGMRYTRTLQGLQRFKAAEDPFTEEFFALFQAVYKQQVSMLEELQVRKRKLDKRMHKIKGWRRLSNVLFVAAFVSVMIFSVVAAAIAAPPVVTALAGALAIPIGSVGKWCDMLWRQYQNTLKGQKGVLNSMQVGTLVTIKDMESIRALINKLEIDIESMLQNAEFALAEEDAVKFVMEEIKKKLEVFMETIEDLGAHADKCSRDIRQARTVILQRIINQNNNSSTPSILSTLDG from the coding sequence ATGATGGGAGGGCAGTGTAGCAAGCCTAGTAAAACCAAAGGTGGTGATACTTCACAATCGAGTTCCCAAATCAACAAGGATGAGTACACAGTTGATCTGAATTCTTATGAGGAAGCTGTTAAACATGATCCAAAGTTACAATCATTTGATACTCGTATCCATGAACGAACCAATCGGGTTATAACCTATCTTGCATCTGGTGTTGAGATGAGATCCTTGTCATTTGATTCACTCAAAGAGGTCATCAATGCTCTTCTTGAAATGAATCAAGAAGTGGTCAAGATAGCACTAGAAAACAGAACAGATATATGGAATTGTGAAGACCTATTTGCTTTGGTGGAGGAGTACTTTGATAACACTGGTAAGATATTGGACTTCTGTAACGCCCTTGAGAATTGCCTGAAGCGTGCTCGAAACAGCCAATTGATCATTCAAATTGCTGTTAGGCTGTTTGAGGAAGAAGTGAATATACAAGATGGTGTTGAGGGGATGAGGTATACACGGACATTACAAGGACTGCAGAGATTTAAGGCTGCCGAGGATCCATTTACAGAGGAGTTCTTTGCATTGTTTCAAGCAGTGTATAAGCAGCAAGTATCTATGTTGGAAGAATTGCAAGTTCGGAAACGGAAGCTTGATAAGAGAATGCATAAAATTAAAGGATGGAGGAGGTTGTCAAATGTTTTATTCGTTGCTGCTTTTGTCTCTGTTATGATTTTCTCTGTGGTGGCAGCTGCTATTGCTGCACCTCCTGTTGTAACTGCTTTGGCAGGTGCATTAGCAATTCCGATTGGCTCCGTAGGAAAATGGTGCGACATGCTATGGAGGCAGTACCAGAATACCTTGAAGGGACAGAAAGGGGTATTAAACTCAATGCAGGTTGGCACTCTTGTTACAATAAAGGACATGGAAAGTATACGAGCACTTATCAACAAACTGGAAATTGATATTGAGTCAATGTTGCAAAACGCGGAGTTTGCCCTTGCAGAAGAAGATGCAGTGAAGTTTGTGATGGAAGAGATCAAGAAGAAACTGGAAGTGTTCATGGAAACGATTGAGGATTTAGGTGCCCATGCTGATAAATGTAGCCGTGATATCAGGCAGGCAAGGACAGTGATTCTGCAGAGGATAATCAACCAAAACAACAATTCAAGTACCCCCTCAATATTGTCTACACTAGATGGATAA